From the genome of bacterium:
TTGCTGACTGGAACGGCGATTCGCAGCCGGACGACTTCGCACAACGAACCGGACAAGTCTATGCTCGACTCTGGTCCGGCTTCAGCCGGGAAGAGTACTATCGAGAAACGCTGGAACGGTTATCCGAGCGGTTCACGAAGAACGACGTTGCCGTGCAGGGAGTTGGTCATCTCCTCGACGCCGGATGCGGCGGCGGCAGATACACGCTTGCGCTGCACGAACTGGGCGCGAAGCGGGTGACGGGAGTAGACGTCAGCCCGGAAGCGATCGCCTTGGCGCGACGCATGAATCACTTTCCCCGCACAGAAGCGGACTTCGTCGTCGGCAGCGTCATCGATCTTCCTTTGGACGATCAGGAGTTCGATTTCGTGTTCAGCAACGGCGTGCTGCATCATACGGCCAGCACCGAGAAAGGATTGCTCGAGATCTTCCGCGTTTTGAAACCGGGTGGTCGCGCTTGGCTCTACCTCTATGGTGGTCGAGATTCCCTTTTCTGGGATATTGTAGACACCTGCCGCGCGCTTCTGCGAGCCGTACCGCAAAAGTACGTACAAGACCTGATGCGCGTCATGGGCTATCCGGCCGGACGCATTTTCTGCCGGTGTGATTTCTTCTACGTCCCCGTCCATCGGCGATACTATGAAAGTGAAGTGGAGGACATGTTACGGGCAGCCGGATTCGGCAGGTGGAGACGGCTGCATCGGGGAATCGCCACCGACTGGGATGAGATCATCCACCGCCACCCGAAAATCCATCCCTACATCTATGGCGAAGGAGAAATGCGATTTCTGATCGAAAAACCATGAGTGTCGTCCCTTTGACAGAAACGCCGGAACTTGCTTGGCGGCGATCGACGTCGCTGACGGAGTGTAGCGATGCCGTGAAAGAAGAGTGGTTGCTGCCCTCCAACGATCTTGTCCGTGAAGTGAGCTGCAACGTTCAGGTGCGGATTGGGAAGGATCTGAATCTTCGTCGTCTCAAGGGAAGCCACGATCAACATTCGGCGAAAGCTGAGGAGATTCGTCGCAGCCGATCAACCCTCTATGAGTCAAACGAGATCGAGCCGGTCACCTTCTGTCCCGTTTGTGGAGCATCGAGTGAAACGTCAACTCCTCGGGCAACCATCATGGGGGCCACCTATCATCAGTGTCGCCAATGCAGCCATGTGTTCGTCAAAGATCGCCCCACGCGCGGGGCTCTCGAACGATTCTATCGAGAAAACAAAGAATACGCCATTTGCTACGCTGATCCCAACTCAATCGCGGTACGCATCGAAGAAATTGCAATCCCAAAACTGAAATGGATCACGGAAGTCTTTCGCGAGCGCTTCGGTCGCGAGCCTCGTTCCGTTCTTGACGTCGGCGCGGGAGCCGGTCATTTTGTGTTCGCCGCGGAACAGCGGGGGCTGCGTGCCGTCGGAGTGGAGCTGAGTGAAAGTGCCCGCGCCTTCGCGCGCGAGCATTTCCGGATGGAATTGCAGCCCGTGGATTTCTTGAACTCTTCCGCCAGTCTTGGCACGTTCGATATCGTCAGCTTCTGGGGGTTGATAGAACATACGACGCAACCGGTGGAATTTCTCCGTGCGGCACGAAGCTGTCTGGCGGGGCAAACCGGCCTCGTAATCGCTGAAGTTCCGCGTTGGACCAGCCTGGGCACGGCCGTGCAACTGGAATTTCTGAATACCATCACCCGCCATCTCGATCCGCTCGGCCACATCAACGTATTCACGGACAGCTCTTTGGCGACGGCTTTCGTTGTGGGCGGACTGAGTCCCGTCGCGGCCTGGTACTATGGGATGGATGCCTACGAACTTATAACACAGTTGGCGATGAGGAGCGCGGGGGTGAACGACGGAGAATTCGCAGACGTTGCGAATCATCTCTTGCGGTTGCAGCCCTGGATAGATCGGGCTCGAATGACCGATGAGATTATTCTCGCGGGTTGTCCCCTTCGAGAAGAATAGCGAATGAATGATACGATAGGTACAATGCACGAAAGTCTCGGCCCTCTCGCGACGAATATCGAACTCCTCGCGGCGGATCGCGAACTCGTCACACCGGAACTTCATCTGGCCAACGACTTCTATGGTCATGCGAGCAACCTAAAGCGACATGTCGGATTGGATCCCGAATATGTGCTCAAGGCAATGGTCGAACACGGACCTCATCTCACCGACTACATGTGGGACTGCGAAGAGAAGTCGCCGCTGCCGTTCTATTTGTGCGCTGCCGAGTACTACGCTCGCATATTCTCGGCTCGTACCGGCAAGACCGCGGTTCCCATCGGTCCCCAGTTCGCGTATTTGCCCGCCCGCCCTGAGCTGATGCAGCCACCCGCCGCCCGAACGCTGGTCGTATTTCCCTATCACAGCACCCATCATATTCTCAATCGCGTTGACGAAGACGACTTCTTTCGTCGAGTCGCCGATTATCAACGTCATTTCGACCGAACGATCATCTGCGTCTACTGGCGGAACGTCCTGCTCGGCGACCATCGCGTGTATATGCGCAGAGGCTACGAATGCGTGACCGCGGGACACATCTATGATCGAGAGTTCGTACTTCGCCTGAGATCCATAATCGCATCCGCCTCGACCGTGGTATCGGCCAACGCCGGTACCGAAGTCCTGTACTCCGTTCTTATGAATCGTCCGGTCTGGATCATCTATGATCCGCCGCACAGTTCCGCAAGGACGGATGAGTTTCATACTCAGGCCCGCGAGGTTATGACGTGCGACCGTTCGCTCTTACGTGAAGTCGTCCGCGCCTTTTCCGAGCCTTCGGACGTGCTGACCGCCGATCAGCGCGAGCTGATTCGCACCGTGAGCGGCCAGGACTATATTCGGTCGCCGGAGACGCTGAGAGACATTCTCGCCGAGGCGGAACGCGAGTATGCCCGCTTGAAACTAAGACTCCGGCGTCATCGGGCAGCAGTCTCCACCACCTCGATTTGAGGACTCGGCTGCCGATTCCAGGAAATGCAAGGGCCAACCGCTTGGGTTGGCCCGATTGCATGGAGTGGTACTCACTTTAAGGATGGGATCATCTTAGACGATTCTTCCAGAACTCAAAGGAACGAGCCGGAACGAAGATGTCTATTCCGATGGCAGTCTCCGCACCCGTGTTCTCAATCGCGTGGGATTCGTTTGCCGCGAACCAAACGGAATCGCCCGGCCCAAGCTCGACGGACTCGTGATCCCGTGCAATCATGCGCATCTTGCCTTTAACCACTATACAAACCTGTTCCTGCGGATGACTGTGCAACGGCGACGCGTGCCCGGCCGGTTTTTCGAAATATTCAACCGACACCTCATCGCTCCCCGCGAGGCTGACTCGCCGCCAACCCTTGTCAGGTTCGCACGTATCACCCTCGTTTAATCGGATGACTCTCATGTTTCCTCCGTCTCTGACTTCGCGATTGTCCGATCCGAAGAGCCGCCCGTCGCAAGAGCCGGAACAATCACGTCCAGAGCGGCCGGCTTGACGGTAAACACAATCTCGCGACTGCAATCCACAAGTTCGCCGTCCAACTGAATCGGATCGGGACGCTCCCGCCGGACCACCATTCGTTGAAAGCTCCACGTGCGAATTTCCGGCACGTGACTGACCGTGCCGTCAAACAGCCTGACGACACTGCTCAACAGATCCAAAGGTTCCATTCGCGGCACGGCCACCAGCGCCAGTTTTCCGTCATCCGGCTGCGCCTCCGGAGCGATGATCGCTCCCCCGCCGTACTGCGTCAAATTGGCCACCGTCAGCACCATCGGCTTCTCGATGGTGAGGAGTTCACCGTCGAGCTCAATTTGGAAATCCTGCGGTTCGTAGGTGAAATAGTGATAGATTCCGGCCAGGACGTACGGCAGGATCCCCCGTACCGGCGACGACTGAAATCCCCGGACCAGATCCGCATCCCAGGCCAAACTGGCCGTTACGAAAAACGGACGGTCTCCCGCATAACCGACGTCAATCCGTTGCCGTCGGCCCGTTCGCAACAGTTGAGCGGCTTCCTTGGACCGAAGCGGAATCCCGAAGTGACCGGCGAAGCCGTTGCCGCTCCCCGCCGGAATGACCGCCAGCGCCACGTCCTTGCCCACCAGCTCGGCGCCCACCGTGTTAATCATACCGTCCCCCCCCGCGACGATCAACGTGTCAATCCCTCTGGCTACCGCCTGGCGGATCTTACGTTTGCCGTCTTCCGGATCCTTGCTCTCTTGATACACCAGATTAATCCCGCTCCTGTCCCACCATTCGCTGAGAGCGTCGAGTTGTATCCACGGATTCGCCATGCCTCCCGATCGGCGATTGAAAAGAACTAAAACTTCACGCAGCGGTATCGAATCTTCCACGGTTTCCATCCTGTAAGTGGTATTTCTACGCTGCCGGTTCGTGCTTCGACGGCAGAATCATCCTAATATACAATTCATGTTGGAAAACGGCAACCGACCGGATGCCATTTGTCGGTGGGACGACGTCGGATCAGACTCCCAATATCCCTTTTCACCCGGGTGACGGATACGTCAAGTCGGGATCAGCCCGGATTTGTTCTGGCAGATATTTTGCTGCCTCTGAAGCGGATTAGTAGACACGACAAGGCAAAGGAAGCATGCCGGCTTCGGATTCTCAACATACACACGACCATGCCTCTGAGGCTTCGTCCGCGCGGATCGCCCGGCTCACGGCCGAGGTGGAACGGCTTACCAAGCGCGTGGTCGAACTGGAGACAAGGAGCTGGCTCGAAACGTTTCCCCACGAGAATCCTGATCCAATCTTGGCCTGTCGGAAAGACGGTCAAATCGCATACATGAATCCCGCCGCCGAACGCATAATCGAGTCCCTCGATCTAAGCGATCCCTACCAGTTCCTTCCGGCTGACCACACCCGTGTCGTTCACACTTGTATCAACACGAACCGCACCCTGGTTACCTTCAAGCACGTCATGGAGCGAGAATACGAATGGTTGTACCACGGCGTCCCCGCCACGGGCATCTGCCACCTGTACGCCCACGACGTCACCGAACGTCGCCGCGCCGAGGAGGTTCTCCGTGACTCCGAAAGATGGTTTCGGGCCGTCGTCGAGAATCTGAGTGAGGGGCTGCTGGTTACGGACATGAAGGAGCGAATCGTCTATCTCAATCAGCGCATGGCCGAAATGTGCGGCTATACTCCCAACAATCTTGTCAATACCCCGGCCGAACTCCTCTGGCCGGAAGACTTCCGAGCCGATGTGGCTCATCGCACCGAAGGAAGGCACTCCGGACAGAGTGAGCGCTACGAGTCTCAGCTTCTTACAAAGGACGGCCGCAGAATCTACGTCAAAGTCAGCGCTGCGCCCTACCGAGATTCGTCGGGCAGGATTACCGGCTGTTTTGGAGTGTTCACCGACATCACCGACCTCAAGCGAGCCGAAGAAGAACGCGAAAAACTCGAATCCCAGCTTCGCCGCACGCAGAAACTCGAAACCATCGGCACGCTGGCCGGTGGAATCGCTCATGATTTCAACAACATTCTCACGCCCATCCTCGGCTACGCTGACATGGCCCGACTCGATCTGCCGGCCGGTGGAGTGGCGCATGCCAGCATCGAACACGTGATCCAGGCCGCCTATCGAGCCAAGGATCTCGTCAAACAGATTCTTACCTTCAGCCGTCAAGTGGATCAGGAGCGAAAGCCTCTGAAACTCCATCCGGTTGTTAAAGAGGCGCTCAAGCTGCTGCGAGCGTCTATTCCCAGCACCATTGATATCCGCGAAAACATTGATCCGGGTTGTGGGTACGTGCTGGCCGAACCGTCGCAGATTCATCAGGTGCTGATGAATCTGTGTACCAACGCGTTCCATGCGATGCGGGAAACCGGCGGCGTGCTCGAAGTGAGCCTGGCGACCATTTCCGTGGATGAGCAACTGGCGCAAATGCGGCCCAGTCTCCATGAAGGCCGATACGTTCGCCTTTCCGTCGGGGACACCGGCAAAGGCATGTCTCGCGAAGTGATAGACCGGATTTTCGAGCCGTTCTTCACCACCAAGCAGGTTGGCGAAGGAACCGGGCTGGGCCTCTCGGTAGTGCATGGCATTGTCGTAAACCACGGCGGCGATATCAGCGTCTACAGCGAACCCGGTCAGGGCACGACGTTCAATGTCTATCTGCCGGTGGTTAAGGACGAACTCGATGCGCGGGCGGTCGGGGAACAGACGGTTCTGAAAGGCTCCGAGCACGTCTTGTTTGTGGACGATGACCGGGAGATCACGGACATGGGCCAGCAAATGCTCGAACGTCTGGGCTACCGGGTGACGACGAAAACCAGCAGTCGGGAAGCGCTGGAAGCCTTCCGCGCCGCTCCGGAGGAATTCGATATCGTCATCACGGACCAAACGATGCCACAAATGACCGGCTGTCAGCTAGTCCGCGAGCTGCTGGCTCTGCGACCCGATCTTCCCATTATCCTGATCACCGGATTCAGCGAAACGATTTCAGGCGAAACGTTCGGCAAGTTCGGCATCCGGGAATTCGTCATGAAACCGATCGTGTTGCACGATCTAAGCGTGACCGTCCGTCGGGCGCTGGATGGACAGCGCGCCGGCGAATCGGCAGCGCGTTCTCCATAGGCGCACTCGCGGAGAAATTGAAAACAATTGCGGAACGGGCCGGCTATTCAGCCGACCCGTTCCATGATAAGGAAGACCGTGCGCTTCCCTCACTTCATGAGCAACATCTTGCGCAGGAAGGTGTGATCGCCGGCTTGAAGGTGTACCATGTACATCCCTGACGGACACTCTTCGCACCGCCACGTGATCCGGTGAGCACCCGCCGGAAGCGTTCCCGACAATAGCTCTACTACGTGCCGACCCATCACGTCGTAGACCGTCACCTGAACCTCGGACGTGAACGGCAAACCGAAACGAATCGTGGTGCTGGGATTGAACGGATTGGGATAGTTCTGGGCGAGGAAGAAGTCGGTCGGAATCTCTCTTCCGTCGAGTGTAACCGCCGATGGGCAGTGACTGCTGTCCCCCGCGGCCACGCTGATTCCGCACTCGTTCACCGCCATCACTTGGTAGAAATGATCCCCGCACGGGGATTCGGCGAAACGCAGTCTGCTTACGGGTAGGGTTGCCGCCAGCATTCCATTTCGCATCACGCGAATACTGTCTCCCTGCACCGGACCCGACCATGTCACGATCACACTGTCCAGCCGGTCATCCGATGCCGAAACGTCC
Proteins encoded in this window:
- a CDS encoding PAS domain S-box protein; the protein is MPASDSQHTHDHASEASSARIARLTAEVERLTKRVVELETRSWLETFPHENPDPILACRKDGQIAYMNPAAERIIESLDLSDPYQFLPADHTRVVHTCINTNRTLVTFKHVMEREYEWLYHGVPATGICHLYAHDVTERRRAEEVLRDSERWFRAVVENLSEGLLVTDMKERIVYLNQRMAEMCGYTPNNLVNTPAELLWPEDFRADVAHRTEGRHSGQSERYESQLLTKDGRRIYVKVSAAPYRDSSGRITGCFGVFTDITDLKRAEEEREKLESQLRRTQKLETIGTLAGGIAHDFNNILTPILGYADMARLDLPAGGVAHASIEHVIQAAYRAKDLVKQILTFSRQVDQERKPLKLHPVVKEALKLLRASIPSTIDIRENIDPGCGYVLAEPSQIHQVLMNLCTNAFHAMRETGGVLEVSLATISVDEQLAQMRPSLHEGRYVRLSVGDTGKGMSREVIDRIFEPFFTTKQVGEGTGLGLSVVHGIVVNHGGDISVYSEPGQGTTFNVYLPVVKDELDARAVGEQTVLKGSEHVLFVDDDREITDMGQQMLERLGYRVTTKTSSREALEAFRAAPEEFDIVITDQTMPQMTGCQLVRELLALRPDLPIILITGFSETISGETFGKFGIREFVMKPIVLHDLSVTVRRALDGQRAGESAARSP
- a CDS encoding methyltransferase domain-containing protein yields the protein MNDVIAICSSKSQFRNSDVESQVREQTLGRLEKLNEQAGDSPFEHALTAISLFDFLDLLRAWSFPSDWQDRFERHMNRLLWLHDTQRELFDFSRNSFADWNGDSQPDDFAQRTGQVYARLWSGFSREEYYRETLERLSERFTKNDVAVQGVGHLLDAGCGGGRYTLALHELGAKRVTGVDVSPEAIALARRMNHFPRTEADFVVGSVIDLPLDDQEFDFVFSNGVLHHTASTEKGLLEIFRVLKPGGRAWLYLYGGRDSLFWDIVDTCRALLRAVPQKYVQDLMRVMGYPAGRIFCRCDFFYVPVHRRYYESEVEDMLRAAGFGRWRRLHRGIATDWDEIIHRHPKIHPYIYGEGEMRFLIEKP
- a CDS encoding cupin domain-containing protein; translation: MRVIRLNEGDTCEPDKGWRRVSLAGSDEVSVEYFEKPAGHASPLHSHPQEQVCIVVKGKMRMIARDHESVELGPGDSVWFAANESHAIENTGAETAIGIDIFVPARSFEFWKNRLR
- a CDS encoding class I SAM-dependent methyltransferase gives rise to the protein MKEEWLLPSNDLVREVSCNVQVRIGKDLNLRRLKGSHDQHSAKAEEIRRSRSTLYESNEIEPVTFCPVCGASSETSTPRATIMGATYHQCRQCSHVFVKDRPTRGALERFYRENKEYAICYADPNSIAVRIEEIAIPKLKWITEVFRERFGREPRSVLDVGAGAGHFVFAAEQRGLRAVGVELSESARAFAREHFRMELQPVDFLNSSASLGTFDIVSFWGLIEHTTQPVEFLRAARSCLAGQTGLVIAEVPRWTSLGTAVQLEFLNTITRHLDPLGHINVFTDSSLATAFVVGGLSPVAAWYYGMDAYELITQLAMRSAGVNDGEFADVANHLLRLQPWIDRARMTDEIILAGCPLREE